TGTCGAATTAGCCTTTCATGGCCTGCGTAAGCGAGTTGATACGGGTGCGGATCGAGCCGTCGATGCGCTTCGATCCGATGGTGACGACGAGCCCGCCGAGGAGGTCCGGATCGACACTGTGCGTCAGTTGCACGGTCCGGCCTTCGCGGGCGGTCAGTTTCTGCTTCAGCGTCGCGATCTGCTCGTCGGTCAGGGCGTGGGCGCTGCTGACTTCAGCGGCGATCTCGCCCCGCTGGGACGAGGCGATCGCGCGGAAGGCGCGGATGATCGCCGGAAGCGCGCCGAGGCGACGGTTGGACGCGAGCACGCCCAGGAAATTGAGCGTCAGTTCCGACAGGCCGAGATGCTTGCCGACCGCCTGCATCGCGGCGCCCTGGGCCGAACGGCTCAGTTCCGGATTGGCGGTGGCGGCGCGCAGGTCTTCCGATTCGGCGAGCGCGGCGCGCAGCGTCTCGAGATCGGTTTCGACTGCAGTGACGGTGCCGTTTTCCGACGCGAGGTCGAACAGCGCGGACGCATAGCGCCCCGCAAGGCTAGCCTTGATACCGGCGGAAATCTCCACGCGTTCTCGTCCTTCCAGGATCGGGAAAAATTACGATACGATCCGCTTGCCGTCTCGCCCCGGTGAGGGCGGCGAATCCGATCGCCGCCAGGGCCATCCGGCAAGGTTGGCGCGCGACTAGCAGGGGGCTTGCCGCGATGCAAGTTGGCTGGCGGTTGCGAAAACCGGACGGTGTGTTTCCGCGAACGTAAGCCGGCCGCGTTCCGCTATTCGCGCGGTTCGCACCGGTAGACGAGCCTTTCGTTGGGGCTGGCCGGCAGTTCGCTGAGCACCGCGCCCTGAAGATCGCCCAGCCGGTTCGCCCCGCCGTCCGAATTGCAGGACGGGGCGTTGTACCGGCCGCGTTCCTCTCGCGCTTCCTCCATGGCGGCGCGCCCCAGCAGGTACCGGTCGACCGTGTAGGTCCGCGTTTCCGGATCGTACCGATTGACCGAAACGGTGGATTCCTCGTTCGGCACGAGGACGCGCGACCAGTCGCCGTTCAACTTCCCGTATTGCGTGCGCCCGTTGACGCAGCCGGTGGCGGTCCATTCGAAATCGACCTCGCGCGCCGGGGCCGTGGTGATGCGGCTGCGGTCCGGTTCGAGCGTGCAGGTGAGGTCGCCCGTGCCTTCGGACGCGGCTTCCTGCGGCGTTTCCGTTTCCTCGGCCATCGCGGCGTTGACGCGCCGCTCCACGTCCTCGACGCCGGGCCGGGTGAGCCAGGCCGCCAGCGCCGCGAAGATCGCGATGGCGGCGGCCAGCGCGGCGACGACCGGTTTCCAGCGGGCTTCGGCAGCGCGCAGCGTCCATGCCGCGAGCGCCGCGCCGAAGCCGACCAGCGCGAGCACGAATGCGAGTGCGAGATGGTTCTCGCTCTCGTTCTGCACTTCCATCGTGGCGGTCAGCCTTGCCTGCTCGAGCTTGTCGCGCCGCGCGCTTTCCGACCGTTCGAGCCGCGAGCGGGCATCTTCCTGCTCGGCATTCAGCCGCTGGCGCTCGGCCGCCTCGACTTCGGCCAGGCTGCGGCAGGGCTGTTCGTTGACGGTGGCGGATACGCCGTTCGCGCGCAGGAACGGGCGCAGTTCCTGCATCGAGACGGCGAAGAAGAATTCGGCATCGACGCCGCCCGTCTCCGCGCCGAAGCTGTTGACGCCGAGGACGCGGCCGCAGGAATCGAGCAGCGGACCGCCCGAATTGCCGCGCCCGATGGCGGCGGTGTGCAGGATCGTGTCGAATTCGCGGCTGGGCCGGGTGCCCGACAGGAACCCGCGGCTCTTCACCGGCGGCTGGGAACGCAGGAGGTCGCCCATGCTGAGGCCCTGCGCCCGGTCGACATTCATCGGGTAGCCCACTGCATAGGCCTCGCTGCTGTCGGCCGGGACCGCGCCCGCGAGCGTCAGTGGCGGCAGCCGGAGGCCTTCGGTGATCTCGAGCAGGGCGAGGTCGCTTTCCGACCGGGTGGAGACGATGCGCGCGAAGCTCCCCTCGGCACCGTCGGACGGCACGATTCCGACGCGCAGGCGCGGATCGCGGGTCGCTTCCTCGATCACGTGGTTGTTGGTGACGACCATGGTCGGGGAAACGGCGAACCCGCTGCCGTGGCCGACGAGGAACAGCTCCTCCCCGTCCGAACCCACGATCACGACCCGCACC
This genomic interval from Qipengyuania sp. JC766 contains the following:
- a CDS encoding serine protease yields the protein MKRLITMKRWIAALMLALATIATAGPAMADPSDIDAAARGVVRVVIVGSDGEELFLVGHGSGFAVSPTMVVTNNHVIEEATRDPRLRVGIVPSDGAEGSFARIVSTRSESDLALLEITEGLRLPPLTLAGAVPADSSEAYAVGYPMNVDRAQGLSMGDLLRSQPPVKSRGFLSGTRPSREFDTILHTAAIGRGNSGGPLLDSCGRVLGVNSFGAETGGVDAEFFFAVSMQELRPFLRANGVSATVNEQPCRSLAEVEAAERQRLNAEQEDARSRLERSESARRDKLEQARLTATMEVQNESENHLALAFVLALVGFGAALAAWTLRAAEARWKPVVAALAAAIAIFAALAAWLTRPGVEDVERRVNAAMAEETETPQEAASEGTGDLTCTLEPDRSRITTAPAREVDFEWTATGCVNGRTQYGKLNGDWSRVLVPNEESTVSVNRYDPETRTYTVDRYLLGRAAMEEAREERGRYNAPSCNSDGGANRLGDLQGAVLSELPASPNERLVYRCEPRE
- a CDS encoding F0F1 ATP synthase subunit delta, encoding MEISAGIKASLAGRYASALFDLASENGTVTAVETDLETLRAALAESEDLRAATANPELSRSAQGAAMQAVGKHLGLSELTLNFLGVLASNRRLGALPAIIRAFRAIASSQRGEIAAEVSSAHALTDEQIATLKQKLTAREGRTVQLTHSVDPDLLGGLVVTIGSKRIDGSIRTRINSLTQAMKG